Proteins encoded by one window of Salvia splendens isolate huo1 chromosome 14, SspV2, whole genome shotgun sequence:
- the LOC121763687 gene encoding chromo domain protein LHP1-like, producing the protein MKTGKKRITNSDPVESSPPPSSDLPTADAGDEDSLKTSADSWKRDDAEEPVEEDEADEEDSEGEREYEQDENVPIEEAGGERTKLADGFYELEAVRRKRVRKGQLQYLIKWRGWSEAANTWEPVENLSQCSDVIDAFEESLQTGKSRSARKRKRKAGVATIQTKKKLPHNHHQQQQQRSSTSANYNVPPRVIRIVEEPISFPSLNESSFTNGNDENNVSVTKSVETSKQVNENGGGTGSVTREEDHAQNELDMKLCELKGAMVVNSEDADRVAIASREVQQTGGDTLANGLKKMDIVDAVPVHLGRVTGAKKRKSGVVKRFIKDPVSCSVDGAPNGPPASAALIPINVQKSEFPVSIMSCKSKYEDSKSLCTIIEIVKPVSYKASISENDQEVLVAFEAIRADGTKLIVDNKFLKANNPLLLIDFYEKHLRYNPTSPK; encoded by the exons atgaaaacAGGGAAAAAGAGGATTACCAATTCTGACCCCGTTGAGTCGTCACCACCTCCATCCTCCGACCTCCCCACCGCCGACGCCGGCGATGAGGACAGCCTGAAAACTTCAGCTGACAGCTGGAAGCGCGACGATGCGGAGGAGCCCGTCGAAGAGGACGAAGCAGACGAGGAAGATTCCGAAGGTGAGAGAGAGTACGAGCAGGACGAAAACGTTCCAATTGAGGAGGCTGGAGGCGAGAGGACGAAGCTCGCCGATGGATTCTACGAGCTTGAGGCCGTGCGCAGGAAGCGAGTGAGGAAG GGTCAATTGCAGTATCTGATTAAATG gcGAGGCTGGTCGGAGGCAGCGAATACTTGGGAGCCGGTGGAGAATTTGTCGCAGTGCTCCGATGTTATTGATGCATTTGAAGAaag CCTGCAAACTGGGAAGAGTAGGTCGGCACGAAAGAGAAAGCGCAAGGCTGGTGTAGCTACCATTCAAACCAAGAAAAAGCTGCCTCATAATCATCATCAACAGCAGCAGCAGAGGTCTTCTACATCTGCCAATTATAATGTGCCTCCTCGTGTGATCAGGATTGTGGAGGAGCCCATCTCCTTTCCCTCACTCAATGAATCGAGTTTTACGAATGGGAATGACGAGAATAATGTCAGTGTCACAAAGAGTGTAGAAACCTCCAAGCAAGTAAATGAGAATGGTGGGGGAACGGGTTCTGTTACAAGAGAAGAAGATCATGCGCAAAATGAGTTGGATATGAAACTGTGTGAACTGAAAGGAGCGATGGTGGTAAATTCAGAAGATGCTGACAGAGTTGCTATAGCATCCCGAGAAGTCCAACAAACAGGAGGGGATACCTTGGCGAACGGATTAAAGAAGATGGATATAGTGGATGCAGTGCCAGTCCATTTAGGTCGTGTTACTGGAGCTAAAAAGAGGAAATCTGGTGTCGTCAAGAGGTTCATAAAAGATCCAGTATCATGCTCTGTGGATGGTGCACCAAATGGACCCCCGGCAAGTGCTGCACTCATCCCAATAAATGTTCAAAAATCGGAGTTTCCCGTATCCATAATGAGTTGCAAGAGTAAATATGAGGATTCCAAAAGCTTATGTACCATCATCGAAATTGTCAAGCCTGTAAGCTATAAGGCTTCCATATCTGAGAATGACCAAGAAGTCCTGGTAGCCTTTGAGGCCATAAG GGCTGATGGAACCAAATTAATAGTGGATaacaaatttttgaaagcgAACAATCCACTTTTG CTGATAGACTTTTATGAGAAACATTTACGCTACAACCCGACTTCACCAAAATGA